The Methanobrevibacter sp. genome includes a region encoding these proteins:
- a CDS encoding DUF389 domain-containing protein: MSVNEDQNQTITEKIKMAFSLSEDRASNEEIRERLLDGGKITGTNMCVMVCAMIIASVGLNMSSTAVIIGAMLISPIMGSILASAYGNVSNDYPLFKNHMAGLAIQIAISVAAASIYFFLSPVKAPTAELLARTSPTFYDVLIAFFGGLAGIIGQTRLDKTNTVIPGVAIATALMPPLCTCGYSIANGRWDMLLGAGYLFIINSYFIFLAASIILSVLKIPKMKELTPKEWKIHRFRMIRNTIIIALPSIAAVYYMLL; this comes from the coding sequence ATGAGTGTGAATGAAGATCAAAATCAAACAATAACTGAAAAGATCAAGATGGCCTTTTCACTGTCTGAGGATAGGGCATCAAATGAGGAGATTCGTGAACGTCTTCTTGATGGCGGAAAGATAACCGGAACCAATATGTGTGTAATGGTATGTGCGATGATAATTGCTTCTGTAGGTCTCAATATGAGTTCAACTGCAGTAATCATCGGTGCAATGCTCATCTCACCTATTATGGGAAGCATTCTTGCCTCTGCATATGGGAATGTGTCAAATGACTATCCTCTCTTCAAGAATCATATGGCAGGCTTGGCAATACAGATTGCAATCAGTGTTGCGGCCGCTTCCATCTATTTCTTCCTCTCTCCTGTTAAGGCACCGACTGCAGAATTGCTTGCAAGAACATCTCCAACATTTTATGATGTGCTCATTGCATTCTTCGGAGGACTTGCCGGAATCATAGGACAAACCAGACTGGACAAGACAAACACTGTCATTCCAGGTGTTGCAATTGCAACCGCTCTTATGCCTCCGCTATGTACCTGCGGATATTCAATCGCAAATGGAAGATGGGACATGCTCCTTGGAGCAGGATACCTATTCATCATAAACAGCTATTTCATTTTCCTTGCAGCAAGCATTATCTTGAGTGTATTGAAAATCCCTAAAATGAAGGAATTGACTCCAAAGGAATGGAAGATTCATCGTTTCAGAATGATTCGAAATACAATCATCATTGCACTTCCTAGTATAGCTGCGGTTTATTATATGCTGCTTTAA
- the amrB gene encoding AmmeMemoRadiSam system protein B, with amino-acid sequence MIREPIVAGKFYESNVKHLNESIEDCFKHKLGPGEVPKLSRINKEKQVNAIMVPHAGYVYSGPTAAHAYSKLVQDGFPETFVILHPNHTGYGAEVSVYNEGSWIVPNGVCDVDNELADEIIKNSNFAKADFAAHQHEHSCEVQLPFLKYFDSNFKIVPICMMDQSVEASIDLANSIHEASQNMGRKITLIDSTDLSHFKSQEKTIEHDNLVFNEVFNANTEGLYQVVKKEQISICGYGPTMASMEFSKKLGQKNFELLQHSTSGDITLDYASVVGYGSGIWY; translated from the coding sequence ATGATTAGAGAACCTATAGTTGCAGGCAAATTTTATGAAAGTAATGTAAAGCACTTGAATGAATCAATTGAAGATTGTTTTAAACACAAGTTAGGTCCTGGAGAAGTGCCTAAGTTATCCAGAATCAATAAGGAAAAGCAAGTGAATGCAATTATGGTTCCCCATGCAGGCTATGTCTATTCCGGCCCGACTGCTGCTCATGCCTATTCAAAACTGGTTCAGGACGGCTTTCCGGAAACCTTTGTAATCCTTCATCCTAACCACACAGGCTACGGTGCTGAAGTTTCAGTATATAATGAAGGCTCATGGATTGTGCCGAATGGGGTCTGTGATGTGGACAATGAGCTTGCAGATGAAATAATCAAGAATTCCAATTTTGCCAAAGCCGATTTTGCTGCCCATCAGCATGAACACAGCTGTGAAGTTCAGCTTCCATTTTTAAAATACTTTGACAGCAATTTCAAGATAGTGCCGATCTGCATGATGGACCAATCAGTTGAAGCTTCAATCGATCTTGCAAATTCCATCCATGAAGCCAGCCAAAATATGGGAAGAAAAATCACTTTGATTGATAGTACCGATTTATCTCATTTTAAGTCTCAGGAAAAGACCATTGAACATGACAACCTTGTGTTTAATGAAGTGTTCAATGCAAATACTGAAGGTCTCTATCAAGTTGTCAAAAAAGAACAAATTAGTATATGTGGATACGGACCAACTATGGCAAGTATGGAATTTTCCAAGAAATTGGGACAGAAAAACTTTGAATTGTTACAGCATTCAACAAGTGGTGACATCACTTTGGATTATGCATCTGTTGTAGGCTATGGATCTGGAATTTGGTATTAA
- the rpsB gene encoding 30S ribosomal protein S2 has product MSDLLIPLEKYLAAGLHIGTQQKTSDMEKYIFRVRSDGLYVLDVRKTDERIRAVAKFLAKYDPDDILVVATRQYGQAPVKKFGEITGCKTIPGRFIPGTLTNPQYAKFIEPKVIVVTDPRSDSQAILESKQNGIPVVGLCDSENLLANVDICVPSNNKGRKAIALIYWLLARQILRERGILGEDEDLDIESSDFELKF; this is encoded by the coding sequence GTGTCAGATTTATTAATCCCGTTAGAAAAGTATTTGGCTGCTGGGTTACACATTGGTACCCAACAAAAGACTAGTGACATGGAAAAATACATTTTCCGTGTAAGATCCGATGGTTTATATGTCTTGGACGTTCGCAAGACTGATGAAAGAATCAGAGCTGTTGCTAAATTCCTAGCAAAATACGACCCAGATGACATTTTAGTTGTAGCTACCCGTCAATACGGTCAAGCTCCTGTTAAGAAATTCGGTGAAATCACCGGCTGCAAGACCATCCCTGGTAGATTCATCCCAGGTACCTTAACCAACCCACAATACGCTAAATTCATCGAACCTAAAGTCATTGTTGTAACTGACCCAAGATCCGACTCTCAAGCTATTTTAGAATCCAAACAAAACGGTATTCCTGTTGTAGGTTTATGCGATTCTGAAAACTTACTTGCAAATGTGGATATTTGTGTTCCATCCAACAACAAAGGTAGAAAAGCTATCGCTTTAATCTACTGGTTACTTGCAAGACAAATCTTAAGAGAAAGAGGAATTCTTGGAGAAGACGAAGATTTAGACATTGAATCTTCTGACTTTGAATTAAAGTTCTAA
- a CDS encoding 4Fe-4S dicluster domain-containing protein codes for MSTVIIDASKCENAECGECVDMCPMEIFSLDGDKVVTDHEDECTLCEVCVDMCPNDCITIKDE; via the coding sequence ATGTCAACTGTTATTATTGATGCAAGCAAATGTGAAAATGCAGAATGTGGTGAATGTGTAGATATGTGTCCTATGGAAATCTTTTCCTTAGACGGAGACAAAGTAGTAACTGATCATGAAGACGAATGTACTTTATGTGAAGTATGTGTCGACATGTGTCCTAACGACTGCATTACTATCAAAGATGAATAA
- the eno gene encoding phosphopyruvate hydratase — MDSVIEDVRVRKILDSRGNPTVEVDIITWNGFGRAAAPSGASTGSREVVSFPEGGVSQVITEVEDLISSELIGMAAEDIEDIDEILKEIDGTENLSAIGGNTTVAVSMAAAKAAAMSYNLPLYNFLGGNFIKEIPYPLGNMMNGGAHAGPNAPDIQEFLVVPVGASDITEAVFANVEVHKRLKELISKKDSSFTGGKGDEGGWIPNITNNQALEIQAQACEEVGDELGFIIKPGLDMASSEFWSEEEGKYVYGQDGLKRDSGDQVDYVKDLIDTYHMFYVEDPFDEKDFDGFAELTGKVGSKCRICGDDLFVTNSELLAYGIERKAANAIIIKPNQIGTLTDTYETVRLAKENGVMPVVSHRSGETCDETIAHLAIAFGAPMIKTGAIGGERIAKLNELIRIEEEMSNPRMADLY, encoded by the coding sequence TTGGATAGCGTAATCGAAGATGTTCGTGTTAGAAAGATTTTAGACAGCAGGGGAAATCCCACTGTTGAAGTGGACATAATTACTTGGAACGGATTTGGAAGGGCTGCTGCCCCTAGCGGTGCAAGCACAGGTTCCAGAGAAGTAGTTTCTTTCCCGGAAGGAGGAGTTAGTCAGGTAATCACTGAGGTTGAAGATCTGATTTCCTCTGAACTTATTGGCATGGCTGCTGAGGACATTGAGGACATCGATGAGATCCTTAAGGAAATCGATGGAACCGAAAATCTATCTGCAATCGGAGGAAACACCACTGTAGCTGTTTCCATGGCTGCAGCCAAAGCGGCAGCAATGAGTTATAACTTGCCCCTTTACAATTTCCTAGGTGGCAATTTCATCAAGGAAATCCCTTATCCATTAGGGAATATGATGAATGGAGGAGCTCATGCAGGTCCTAATGCACCTGACATTCAGGAGTTCCTGGTTGTTCCTGTAGGAGCAAGCGACATTACAGAAGCGGTTTTCGCCAATGTTGAAGTTCATAAGAGATTGAAGGAACTCATATCTAAAAAGGATTCTAGCTTCACGGGCGGTAAAGGTGATGAAGGCGGATGGATTCCAAACATCACCAATAATCAGGCTTTGGAGATTCAAGCTCAGGCCTGTGAAGAGGTCGGAGATGAGCTTGGCTTTATAATTAAGCCTGGTTTGGATATGGCTTCATCCGAATTCTGGAGTGAAGAGGAAGGCAAGTATGTCTACGGTCAAGACGGTCTCAAGAGAGACAGCGGAGACCAAGTTGATTATGTGAAGGACCTAATCGATACTTATCATATGTTTTATGTTGAAGATCCTTTTGATGAAAAGGATTTTGATGGATTTGCAGAACTCACTGGAAAGGTAGGGAGCAAATGCCGCATTTGCGGAGATGATCTCTTCGTAACCAACAGTGAGCTATTGGCTTATGGAATTGAAAGGAAAGCTGCAAATGCAATCATCATCAAGCCGAATCAGATAGGCACTTTGACTGACACTTATGAGACAGTAAGATTGGCCAAGGAAAATGGTGTAATGCCTGTTGTATCCCATAGATCCGGTGAGACCTGTGATGAGACCATTGCCCATTTGGCAATAGCATTCGGTGCTCCTATGATCAAGACCGGTGCGATAGGCGGTGAAAGAATAGCTAAATTGAATGAGCTTATCAGAATTGAAGAGGAAATGTCCAATCCAAGAATGGCGGACTTATATTGA
- a CDS encoding DNA-directed RNA polymerase subunit K, with product MAANKDNTKKLTRFEKARVLGARAIQLSMGAKPMKHKEIDKFLKSSKSLDPIDIATKELELGILPLNVRHKE from the coding sequence ATGGCTGCAAATAAAGACAATACAAAAAAATTAACAAGATTCGAGAAGGCTAGAGTCTTAGGTGCAAGGGCTATTCAACTTTCCATGGGTGCAAAGCCTATGAAACACAAGGAAATCGATAAATTCCTTAAAAGTTCCAAATCTCTTGATCCTATTGATATAGCTACTAAGGAACTTGAATTAGGCATTTTGCCTTTAAACGTTAGACACAAAGAATAA
- a CDS encoding DNA-directed RNA polymerase subunit N, giving the protein MIPIRCISCGKPVSAYFDEYNRRLADGEESKDILDDMGITRYCCRRMLISHVETWE; this is encoded by the coding sequence ATGATACCTATACGATGTATAAGTTGTGGAAAACCCGTTTCTGCATATTTTGATGAATATAACCGTAGATTAGCTGATGGTGAAGAGTCAAAAGATATTTTGGATGATATGGGTATTACAAGATATTGTTGTAGAAGAATGTTAATTTCTCATGTTGAAACTTGGGAATAA
- a CDS encoding 30S ribosomal protein S9, whose translation MKVVHTSGKRKTAIARGTVREGTGKVRINKVPLELYSPELARLKLTEPLELAGDVANQVDISIRVNGGGVMGQAEAARMVIAKGLVQWTQDMDLKEIYTQYDRTMLVGDPRRSEPKKYGGPGARARKQKSYR comes from the coding sequence ATGAAAGTTGTTCATACAAGCGGTAAGCGTAAAACAGCTATTGCAAGAGGTACTGTAAGAGAAGGTACTGGTAAAGTAAGAATCAATAAGGTTCCTTTAGAACTTTATTCTCCAGAACTTGCACGTTTAAAATTAACCGAACCATTGGAATTGGCTGGAGATGTTGCTAATCAAGTGGACATTTCAATCAGAGTCAATGGTGGAGGAGTTATGGGCCAAGCTGAAGCTGCACGTATGGTAATTGCAAAAGGTTTAGTGCAATGGACTCAAGACATGGACTTAAAAGAGATTTACACTCAATATGACAGAACCATGTTAGTAGGGGATCCAAGACGTTCCGAACCTAAGAAATACGGTGGTCCTGGAGCTAGAGCTCGTAAACAAAAAAGTTACAGATAA
- a CDS encoding 50S ribosomal protein L13, which yields MIINGEGHILGRLASVVSKQLLEGEEIVVLNAEKIMLTGNKDWAYAKYKQRVDRASISNPRDLGPKYPRRPEDIFRRTVRGMLPMKKAKGKTAFKGFKAFVGIPEEYADAELITMPEAEYNDIKKGMELGEISKLLGAKFE from the coding sequence ATGATTATTAACGGTGAAGGACATATTTTAGGAAGACTTGCTAGTGTAGTCAGCAAGCAACTTCTTGAAGGCGAAGAGATTGTAGTTCTCAACGCTGAAAAAATAATGTTAACTGGTAATAAAGATTGGGCTTATGCTAAGTACAAACAAAGAGTAGACAGAGCAAGTATCTCTAACCCTCGTGACTTAGGTCCTAAATACCCAAGAAGACCAGAAGATATATTCAGAAGAACCGTAAGAGGTATGTTACCTATGAAAAAAGCAAAAGGTAAAACTGCTTTCAAAGGATTCAAAGCATTTGTAGGTATCCCTGAAGAGTATGCTGATGCTGAACTCATAACCATGCCTGAAGCTGAATATAACGACATTAAAAAAGGAATGGAATTAGGAGAAATCTCTAAACTTTTAGGGGCTAAATTTGAATAG
- a CDS encoding 50S ribosomal protein L18e yields MAREIKKTNPNLIDLIYNLRKQSYEEEVGIWKEVAIKLEKPTRNQAEVSLSHINKHTVDGETVVIPGKVLSDGKLDHKVTIAALGFTKNAEAKIEKFGSEAISIAELAEANPKGSNVKIML; encoded by the coding sequence ATGGCTAGAGAAATTAAGAAAACTAATCCTAACCTTATTGACCTTATTTACAATCTTAGAAAACAGTCTTATGAGGAAGAAGTAGGTATCTGGAAAGAAGTAGCTATCAAACTCGAAAAACCTACTAGAAACCAAGCTGAAGTAAGCCTTTCTCATATTAACAAACACACTGTTGACGGAGAAACTGTGGTTATTCCAGGTAAAGTATTATCTGATGGTAAATTAGATCACAAAGTTACTATAGCAGCATTAGGATTTACTAAAAACGCTGAAGCAAAGATAGAAAAATTCGGCAGTGAAGCTATTTCCATTGCAGAACTTGCAGAAGCAAATCCTAAAGGCAGTAATGTTAAAATTATGTTATAA
- a CDS encoding DNA-directed RNA polymerase subunit D, with translation MKIDVKEQDENSMTFIVYDAEVPFVNAIRRIAMMKVPKLAIEDVFIVKNDSAMFDEVLAHRLGLTPLVSDAEAIEGLVLPEDCDCDSEKGEYCPRCSVSFSLMESGPKTVYSKDLKSCGDSKIKPVYDTIPLLKLKENQEVDLEAVAKLGIGKDHAKWVPTTVCAYKQYPEITTEETVENTVATAVVDACPRGVLDFDSEEGKIEVVDIENCSLCKACVRAAKAAESKCISVGYRENDFIFKIETDGSMPPKEVLLKACDVLDSKADEFITFSEGGS, from the coding sequence ATGAAAATTGATGTCAAAGAGCAAGATGAAAATTCTATGACTTTTATAGTCTATGATGCAGAAGTTCCTTTTGTCAATGCAATAAGAAGAATCGCTATGATGAAAGTGCCTAAATTAGCTATTGAAGATGTATTCATAGTTAAGAATGATTCTGCAATGTTTGATGAAGTATTGGCTCATAGATTAGGTTTAACTCCTTTGGTTTCCGATGCGGAAGCTATTGAAGGATTAGTACTTCCAGAAGATTGTGATTGTGATAGTGAAAAGGGAGAATACTGTCCAAGGTGCAGCGTTTCTTTCTCATTAATGGAAAGCGGACCTAAAACCGTATACTCCAAGGATTTGAAATCTTGTGGCGACTCAAAAATTAAACCAGTATACGATACCATCCCTCTCTTGAAATTAAAAGAGAATCAGGAAGTTGACTTAGAGGCTGTAGCAAAATTGGGAATTGGCAAGGACCATGCGAAATGGGTGCCAACCACTGTTTGTGCATATAAGCAGTACCCTGAAATCACAACTGAGGAAACAGTTGAGAATACCGTTGCTACCGCAGTTGTTGACGCATGCCCTAGAGGAGTATTGGATTTCGACAGCGAAGAAGGAAAGATTGAAGTTGTTGATATTGAAAACTGTTCCCTTTGTAAGGCTTGTGTAAGGGCGGCTAAAGCAGCAGAGTCTAAATGCATTTCTGTCGGGTATCGTGAAAATGATTTTATTTTTAAAATTGAAACTGATGGATCAATGCCTCCGAAAGAGGTTTTATTAAAAGCTTGTGATGTTTTAGATTCTAAAGCAGACGAGTTTATCACATTTAGTGAAGGAGGAAGCTAA
- a CDS encoding 30S ribosomal protein S11 yields MAKDEKWGIANIYSSFNNTILTVTDITGAETICQWSGGRVVRADRQQSSPFAAMEAANRAAEDAKEKGFVGLHIRVRAPGGNGPRSPGPGAQATIRALARAGIKIGKIEDITPIPHDGTGRPGGKRGRRV; encoded by the coding sequence ATGGCAAAAGACGAAAAATGGGGAATAGCTAATATTTATTCATCCTTTAACAATACTATCTTAACTGTAACTGACATCACCGGTGCAGAAACCATTTGTCAATGGTCTGGTGGTAGAGTAGTTCGTGCAGACAGACAACAATCCTCTCCTTTTGCAGCAATGGAAGCAGCAAACAGAGCGGCTGAAGATGCAAAAGAAAAAGGTTTTGTCGGATTACATATTAGAGTAAGAGCTCCTGGTGGAAATGGTCCTAGAAGCCCAGGTCCTGGTGCACAAGCAACCATTCGTGCATTAGCAAGAGCTGGAATCAAAATTGGTAAGATTGAAGATATCACTCCTATACCTCATGATGGTACTGGAAGACCAGGCGGTAAAAGAGGAAGAAGAGTATAA
- a CDS encoding 30S ribosomal protein S4: MGHPRKARKKYDTPPHPWNAERIKTENKLMSKYGLKNKKEIWKADTLVRKYSREARYLLGFSQDQVKVETEELLGHLKRSGILDENAHLENILDLTVEDILRRRLQTIVFQKGLARTAKEARMFVVHGHIALNGKKLNSPSYVVKRGEEEAVGFYHSSPVAKQIEEYNKAATQAGENQ; the protein is encoded by the coding sequence ATGGGACATCCAAGAAAAGCAAGGAAAAAGTATGATACACCACCTCATCCTTGGAATGCAGAAAGAATTAAAACTGAAAACAAATTAATGTCTAAATACGGCTTAAAAAACAAGAAGGAAATTTGGAAAGCTGATACTTTAGTTAGAAAATACAGTAGGGAAGCAAGATACTTACTCGGTTTCTCTCAAGATCAAGTGAAAGTCGAAACTGAAGAGTTATTAGGACACTTGAAAAGATCAGGAATCCTTGATGAAAACGCTCACTTGGAAAACATTCTTGACTTGACTGTTGAAGATATCTTAAGAAGAAGATTGCAAACTATAGTTTTCCAAAAAGGTTTAGCTCGTACTGCTAAGGAAGCAAGAATGTTTGTAGTACACGGACACATTGCTTTAAACGGTAAGAAATTGAATTCTCCAAGTTATGTAGTCAAAAGAGGAGAAGAAGAAGCAGTTGGTTTCTACCACTCTTCCCCAGTAGCTAAACAGATTGAAGAATACAACAAAGCAGCAACTCAAGCTGGTGAAAATCAATAA